Within Caproicibacterium argilliputei, the genomic segment GGACGTGAAGCTGGAGACACTGTATGACTGCGAGCCGGATGCCGGCCTGGGAAACGGCGGCCTGGGCAGGCTTGCCGCGTGCTTCATGGATGCTCTTGCAACCGGGCAGTACCCCTCCACCGGCTACAGTCTTTGCTATGAGTACGGCATTTTTCGGCAGAAACTGGTGGACGGCTGGCAGACAGAACTGCCGGATTTCTGGCTGCCGGGCGGGCGCATCTGGCTGCATGAGATTCCCGAAAAGGCGGTCGAGGTGCACTTCCGCGGTCATGTGGAGGAGCACTGGGACAGCAGCTATCATGAAACCATCCACAAGGATTACACAACCATTCTGGCAATTCCCTGCGACCTGTTCATCGCCGGCATGGGCGGCAAAGGCATTTCCCGCCTGCGGCTTTGGAAAAGCAAGGGACAGGCTTTCGATATGGGGCTGTTTAATTCCGGTAATTATATGCGCGCCATGGAGGAAAACGCCATGGCAGAAACCATTACCAAGGTACTTTATCCGGACGATAACCACTCCGAGGGCAAAAGCCTGCGCTTGACGCAACAGTATTTTCTGGTGTCTGCGTCCATTCAGGATATTATCCGCACGCATTTGTTCCAGTATTCCACGCTGGACAATCTGCCCGAAAAGGTTGCCATCCATATGAACGACACGCATCCGGTGCTTGCTATTCCGGAGTTGATGCGTATTATGCTGGATGAGTGCGGTTACGACTGGGACCGCGCGTGGGACCTGACCACCCGCACCCTTGCGTACACCAACCACACGGTGATGAAAGAAGCGCTGGAATGCTGGGATCAGGATTTGTTCCGGATGCAGCTGCCGCGCATCTATCAGATCGTAGAGGAAATTAACCGCCGCTTCTGTCAGCAAATGCACGACCTCGGTGTGGACGGCTACAAAGTCGGCCGCATGGCGCCGCTCAATGACGGCTATGTCAAAATGGCGAACCTGGCGGTGGTGGGCAGTCACTGTGTCAACGGTGTGTCTACCCTGCACAGCGAAATCCTCAAGGAAACCGTGTTCCACGATTTTTACACCGAAATGCCGGACAAATTTACAAATGTCACCAACGGTATTGCGCACCGGCGCTGGCTCAACCAGTCCAATCCGGAACTGGCGGCGCTGCTGACGGAAAAAATCGGCAAGGAATATATTTATGACGCTTCCCAGCTCAAAAAATTGGAAGCTTACAAAGAGGATAAGACCGTTCTGCAGGAGCTGGCAAAAATCAAGCGCCGCAACAAAGAACGGCTGGCGGCATATATTGCCCGTGAGAACCACCTGACGCTGGATCCGAATTCGATTTTTGACGTGCAGGTCAAGCGGATGCACGAGTACAAACGGCAGCACCTGAATGCGCTGAACATTCTTGCTACTTATCTTTGGCTTAAAAGTCATCCGAACGCGGACTTTACGCCGCACACCTATATTTTCGGCGCCAAGGCGGCGCCGGGCTACTACTTTGCGAAGCAGATGATCCGGTTTATTTACGAATTAGGCGAAGTCATCAATCATGACCCCGCGGTCAGCAGCCGCATGAAAGTGGTGTATGTCGAAGATTACCGTGTCACACTTGCGGAACTGATGATTCCCGCCGCAGACATCAGCGAGCAGATTTCCCTTGCGGGAACAGAGGCTTCAGGTACCAGCAACATGAAGTTTATGATTAATGGCGCGGTGACACTGGGCACGCTCGACGGCGCGAATGTGGAAATTCACGACTCCGTCGGGGACGACAATATGCTGCTGTTCGGCATGACTACGCCGGAGGTGGAGGCGCTGCGTGCCGCCGGCTACCATCCCGACCAGATTTACTACAACAATCCGGCGGTGCACGGCGCAATTGACTTTCTGCGCGGCGGAATTAACGGTGTCGATTTCAGCGACATTGCCAATTCCCTGACCGGAAACGACCCGTATATGGTGCTGGCGGATTTTGAAAGCTATCAGCGTGCACAGGCGAAGGCCATGCAGCTTTACGCAAATCCGGAAACATGGCAGCGGATGTGTTTATGCAATATCGCCAATGCCGGACGCTTCGCGGCGGACCGCGCCATTCGCGAGTATGCCGAGCGTATCTGGCACTGCGCGCCGCTGACGGAAAAAACGGAAAACTGAAAGTGCGCTTCGCGCTGCGCGCCTGCCCGCAGAGGTGGCAAACGGGCGCGGTGCGGAACGCTGGTTTTTCGGTAAAGGAGAAAAAATCGGTATGTTTAATTCGAGAAATCCGGCGTGCCGCTATCCCACGGGTGCGGTGGCCGACTGCCTGCCGGTTCACTTTAAAATCGATATGCCGCGAGATCTGCACTGCAGCGCGGCGCGGCTTTTGGTGCGCAGCGACAGTACCGGCGAGGTGCAGACACTGGAGATGTTCTGGTGCGGTATGAACGGCGATAACCATGAGTGGTGGGAGTGCCACTTTGCCGCGCAGACGCCCGACCTGTACTTCTACCACTTTGAGGTGACTACCTGGCGAGGTGTGCTGAACCTGCACAAGGGCTTTGGCGGCGAGGGCACTGTCATGGGCAGCGACACACAGGAGTGGCAGCTGACCGTGTATGACCGTTCCTTTCACACACCGGAGTGGCCGGTCGGCGGCGTGATGTATCAGATTTTTCCAGACCGCTTTTTTGCTTCCGGCAGCCCCAAAAAGGAGGTGCTGGAGGACCGCCGCCTGCACGCGGATTGGACGGAACAGCCGGAATGGAAGCCGAATAAAAAAGGTGAGGTTACCAATTCCGATTACTTTGGCGGTGACCTGCCGGGCATTGCGGAAAAGCTGGACTACCTGCAGAGTCTGGGCGTTACCTGCCTGTATCTGAATCCGATTTTTGAGGCACACGCCAATCACCGGTACAACACGGCGAATTATGAAAAAATCGACCCACTGCTCGGTACGGAAGAAGACTTTCGCACGTTGTGCAGCGAAGCGGAAAAGCGCGGGATTCGCTTGCTGCTGGACGGGGTGTTCAGCCATACCGGCAGCGACAGCATTTACTTTAATCGGGAAGGTCGTTATGACACTGCCGGTGCATACAACAGTCAGGAATCACCGTATTATCCGTGGTATGCGTTCCGCAGATGGCCGGACGACTATGCCTGCTGGTGGAATTTTCAGACTTTGCCGGAGGTGACCGAAACCAATCCGGCGTACAATGCATACATCAACGGCAAGGGCGGCATTGTGCGCCGGTGGCTGGAGGCCGGTGCGTCCGGTTGGCGGCTGGATGTTGCGGATGAACTGCCGGATGCCTTTCTGGATGCGCTGCGCACAGCGGTAAAAACCGAAAAGCCGGATGCCTTGGTATTGGGGGAAGTCTGGGAGGACGCTAGCACAAAAAGCGCTTACGGAAAGCGGCGCCGATACTTGCTGGGCGGTCAGCTGGACAGCGTGATGAATTATCCGTTCCGCGAGGCGGTGCTCGGTTTTGT encodes:
- a CDS encoding glycogen/starch/alpha-glucan phosphorylase, which codes for MEYRHSAQQIKKKILAKLEHNFGVGLENATNDQLYKSVALLAREMMEQGRSEFMAEAEKKQAKQVYYLCMEFLLGRSLKNTLFNLGIEEAFREALQQMDVKLETLYDCEPDAGLGNGGLGRLAACFMDALATGQYPSTGYSLCYEYGIFRQKLVDGWQTELPDFWLPGGRIWLHEIPEKAVEVHFRGHVEEHWDSSYHETIHKDYTTILAIPCDLFIAGMGGKGISRLRLWKSKGQAFDMGLFNSGNYMRAMEENAMAETITKVLYPDDNHSEGKSLRLTQQYFLVSASIQDIIRTHLFQYSTLDNLPEKVAIHMNDTHPVLAIPELMRIMLDECGYDWDRAWDLTTRTLAYTNHTVMKEALECWDQDLFRMQLPRIYQIVEEINRRFCQQMHDLGVDGYKVGRMAPLNDGYVKMANLAVVGSHCVNGVSTLHSEILKETVFHDFYTEMPDKFTNVTNGIAHRRWLNQSNPELAALLTEKIGKEYIYDASQLKKLEAYKEDKTVLQELAKIKRRNKERLAAYIARENHLTLDPNSIFDVQVKRMHEYKRQHLNALNILATYLWLKSHPNADFTPHTYIFGAKAAPGYYFAKQMIRFIYELGEVINHDPAVSSRMKVVYVEDYRVTLAELMIPAADISEQISLAGTEASGTSNMKFMINGAVTLGTLDGANVEIHDSVGDDNMLLFGMTTPEVEALRAAGYHPDQIYYNNPAVHGAIDFLRGGINGVDFSDIANSLTGNDPYMVLADFESYQRAQAKAMQLYANPETWQRMCLCNIANAGRFAADRAIREYAERIWHCAPLTEKTEN
- a CDS encoding glycoside hydrolase family 13 protein produces the protein MFNSRNPACRYPTGAVADCLPVHFKIDMPRDLHCSAARLLVRSDSTGEVQTLEMFWCGMNGDNHEWWECHFAAQTPDLYFYHFEVTTWRGVLNLHKGFGGEGTVMGSDTQEWQLTVYDRSFHTPEWPVGGVMYQIFPDRFFASGSPKKEVLEDRRLHADWTEQPEWKPNKKGEVTNSDYFGGDLPGIAEKLDYLQSLGVTCLYLNPIFEAHANHRYNTANYEKIDPLLGTEEDFRTLCSEAEKRGIRLLLDGVFSHTGSDSIYFNREGRYDTAGAYNSQESPYYPWYAFRRWPDDYACWWNFQTLPEVTETNPAYNAYINGKGGIVRRWLEAGASGWRLDVADELPDAFLDALRTAVKTEKPDALVLGEVWEDASTKSAYGKRRRYLLGGQLDSVMNYPFREAVLGFVRGEDPAQMMEMILNLLENYPPQVIRLLMNHIGTHDTERALTVLAGEPAEEHDRPWQAEATLTEEQRRLGVQRLKLASLMQFTLPGIPCIYYGDEAGMEGYKDPFNRGTYPWGRENAELLAWYRQLGKLRAVLSCLKEGRFTPLNADDHTIAYVREDSVDAVLVALNAGENPRTLYLPDEWRTAQPVFGEAPDRNCGLTLPPCSGAALVLQKHPSPSGPFPLGKPETPEEAVESIKDKIIENIERNPKIKNELLDFLKNI